From a region of the Flavobacterium branchiarum genome:
- a CDS encoding reprolysin-like metallopeptidase: protein MKKTILLLLIALCSAQIKAQSNEMWEKVSQSSALTTAKGNLNSQDGEKSIYKLNEVFLREKLTSTLLNTAKKNTVEITIPNIDGDFEKYTVWESSNFDPQLQDKYPDIRAYEGVSNKDKKARIHFSVSPAGIQTMVLRAANASEFIEPVEASPGEYVLFTAKNRDNASLPLLCDTKDVALNQELKSNTAKLTANNKVFKTLRLALSCTGEYTAFYGGTVGGALAGMNATMTRVNGVFNKDLALKLILIANNETLIYTNATTDPYSNASEGVKGKWNQELQANLTNSIGENAYDIGHLFGASGGGGDAGCIGCVCVDSLKGSGFTSPSDRKPQGDNFDIDFVAHEMGHQLGASHTYSYVIEGTGVNVEPASGTTIMGYAGVIIAEEFNIQDHSDDYFAYASILQIQNNLARKSCPISIPLTNNPPTIDAGPDYTIPFGTAFVLKGTGSDSNGNTITYCWEQNDSASSSLSSGGFSVAKPDKPDGPLFRSFSPVSTPIRYMPSLDIVLSGNVRSIWESVPSIARTLHFTLTGRDNAAMGTAQTNTDEVIVNVNGSVGPFVVTSQNKEDTAWLHGTSQIITWDVAKTNTLAGSTSVNIKLSTDGGLTFPIVLVSNTPNDGSQTISVPLDITATDCRILIEPTANIYYAVNSKSFAIGYRVESSCVSYPVNAGFAIPNAASYTARTINVPADLGTVSDVTVSVGLTHARFSDVEMQLVNPQGTIVRLFNRSCTDGTGSLVLKYDDAGQALDCSITTSQTITPADLLSVFNNQDSKGTWIFKVRDAFSGRDGRLDSASIEICTKKYTLQTDVIVEIKELTVSPNPNKGDFDIAFRSESNEGVRVFIYNNLGREVYQNTFESMANFKQNIQLKNQVAPGVYFLAVYDGDRKMVKKVVFE from the coding sequence ATGAAAAAAACTATACTTCTTTTGTTAATTGCACTTTGTTCAGCCCAAATTAAGGCGCAAAGCAATGAAATGTGGGAAAAAGTTAGTCAAAGTTCTGCTTTAACTACGGCGAAGGGGAATTTAAATTCTCAAGATGGAGAAAAGAGTATTTATAAGCTAAATGAAGTTTTTTTAAGAGAAAAACTCACAAGTACATTGCTTAATACAGCTAAGAAAAATACAGTCGAGATCACTATTCCGAATATTGATGGGGATTTTGAAAAATATACAGTTTGGGAATCGTCAAATTTTGATCCGCAATTGCAGGACAAATATCCAGATATTAGAGCCTATGAAGGAGTAAGTAATAAGGATAAAAAAGCAAGGATACATTTTAGTGTTTCTCCTGCGGGTATTCAAACAATGGTTTTACGAGCAGCTAATGCTTCAGAATTTATAGAGCCTGTAGAGGCAAGTCCAGGTGAATATGTTTTGTTTACTGCCAAAAACAGAGATAATGCGAGTTTACCATTACTATGTGATACAAAAGATGTAGCACTTAATCAAGAGTTAAAATCTAACACAGCAAAATTAACAGCAAATAATAAAGTATTTAAAACTTTGCGATTAGCATTGTCTTGTACAGGAGAGTATACTGCTTTTTATGGTGGTACTGTAGGAGGTGCATTAGCTGGAATGAATGCTACGATGACAAGAGTTAATGGGGTTTTTAATAAAGACTTGGCTCTAAAATTAATTCTAATTGCAAATAATGAAACTCTTATTTATACAAATGCTACAACAGATCCTTATTCGAATGCTTCAGAAGGAGTTAAAGGAAAGTGGAATCAAGAGCTTCAGGCTAATTTAACGAATAGTATTGGTGAAAATGCGTATGATATAGGCCATTTATTTGGAGCTTCAGGAGGCGGAGGTGATGCAGGATGCATAGGTTGCGTTTGTGTAGATTCGTTGAAAGGAAGTGGTTTTACTTCTCCATCAGATAGAAAGCCACAAGGAGATAATTTTGATATTGATTTTGTGGCACACGAAATGGGACATCAATTGGGAGCAAGCCATACCTATTCATATGTTATTGAGGGCACTGGTGTAAATGTAGAACCTGCGAGCGGTACTACAATTATGGGATACGCAGGAGTAATAATTGCAGAAGAGTTTAATATTCAAGATCATTCAGACGATTACTTTGCTTATGCTAGTATTTTGCAGATTCAAAATAACTTAGCTAGAAAATCATGCCCAATAAGTATACCATTAACAAATAATCCACCTACGATTGATGCAGGGCCCGATTATACAATTCCATTTGGTACTGCTTTTGTTTTAAAAGGAACAGGATCAGATAGTAATGGAAATACAATTACCTATTGTTGGGAACAAAATGATTCGGCATCATCATCTTTATCATCAGGAGGATTTAGTGTAGCTAAGCCTGATAAGCCAGATGGGCCTTTGTTTAGGTCTTTTTCGCCAGTAAGTACCCCTATTCGATATATGCCAAGTTTAGATATTGTTCTTTCAGGAAATGTAAGAAGCATATGGGAGTCAGTTCCATCAATTGCACGAACATTACACTTTACTTTAACAGGTCGTGATAATGCGGCGATGGGAACAGCACAAACAAATACAGATGAGGTGATTGTTAATGTAAATGGTAGCGTAGGGCCATTTGTTGTGACTTCTCAAAATAAAGAGGATACTGCATGGTTACATGGAACGAGTCAGATAATTACTTGGGATGTAGCAAAAACGAATACATTGGCTGGTTCTACAAGCGTAAATATAAAACTATCAACAGATGGAGGTTTGACATTTCCGATTGTCTTAGTTTCCAATACACCAAACGATGGATCTCAAACAATTAGCGTTCCATTAGATATAACTGCTACAGATTGCAGAATCTTAATAGAACCTACTGCTAATATTTATTACGCAGTAAATAGTAAATCATTTGCAATTGGATATAGAGTTGAATCTTCCTGTGTTTCATATCCTGTTAATGCTGGATTTGCAATTCCTAATGCAGCATCTTACACAGCGAGAACAATAAATGTTCCGGCAGATTTAGGAACTGTTTCAGATGTAACTGTTTCAGTAGGATTAACACACGCAAGATTCTCTGATGTTGAAATGCAATTAGTAAACCCTCAAGGAACAATAGTGCGATTATTTAATAGAAGTTGTACAGATGGAACAGGAAGTTTAGTGCTTAAATATGATGATGCAGGACAGGCTTTAGATTGCTCTATAACTACCTCACAAACGATAACTCCAGCAGATTTATTAAGTGTCTTTAATAATCAAGATTCAAAAGGAACTTGGATATTCAAAGTTAGAGACGCATTTTCAGGGAGAGATGGTAGGTTAGATTCAGCTTCGATAGAAATTTGCACAAAAAAATACACCTTACAAACAGATGTTATTGTTGAAATAAAAGAACTTACAGTTTCTCCTAATCCTAATAAAGGAGACTTTGATATTGCTTTTAGAAGTGAATCAAATGAGGGAGTAAGGGTTTTTATTTATAATAATTTAGGTAGAGAGGTTTATCAAAATACATTTGAAAGTATGGCAAACTTTAAACAAAATATTCAGTTGAAAAACCAAGTAGCTCCTGGAGTTTATTTCTTAGCTGTTTATGATGGGGACAGAAAAATGGTAAAGAAAGTTGTTTTCGAATAG
- a CDS encoding bifunctional riboflavin kinase/FAD synthetase has protein sequence MKLFHSINDFRSTKKTILTLGTFDGVHIGHKKILEKITQNTQDGKYESLVLTFFPHPRMVLQEKSEIKLLNTIAEKTNLLEKTGIENLVIHPFNESFSRLTAEEFVNSILVDQFHIQKIIIGHDHRFGRNRTADINDLIAFGEQYGFEVEQISAQEIKDVSVSSTKIRKALTEGDMNLANEYLDYDYFLTGTVVKGKQLGRTIGFPTANLKIEEEYKLIPKNGVYIVKSTINEKVVYGMMNIGLNPTVGGQAQSIEIHFLDFNEDIYDLEIAVSLLQYIREEQKFGSVALLKEQLEKDKTTTLDFINKL, from the coding sequence TTGAAGCTCTTTCATTCTATAAACGATTTTCGGTCTACCAAGAAAACAATATTAACTCTTGGCACCTTTGATGGTGTTCATATTGGCCATAAAAAAATACTTGAAAAGATTACTCAAAATACCCAAGACGGAAAATATGAGAGTTTAGTTCTTACTTTTTTCCCTCATCCTCGAATGGTTTTGCAGGAGAAATCAGAAATCAAATTGCTGAATACTATTGCCGAAAAAACAAATCTCCTTGAGAAAACAGGAATAGAAAATCTTGTAATTCACCCTTTTAACGAAAGTTTCTCAAGATTAACTGCCGAAGAGTTTGTAAATTCTATTTTAGTAGATCAATTTCATATCCAGAAAATAATCATCGGTCACGATCATCGCTTTGGAAGAAATAGAACGGCTGATATTAATGATCTTATAGCCTTTGGTGAGCAATACGGCTTTGAAGTAGAGCAAATTTCGGCACAAGAAATTAAAGATGTATCTGTTAGTTCTACAAAAATTAGAAAGGCATTAACCGAGGGCGACATGAATTTGGCTAATGAATATTTAGATTATGACTATTTCTTAACCGGTACTGTTGTAAAAGGAAAACAACTAGGCAGAACCATAGGCTTTCCAACGGCTAATCTTAAAATTGAAGAAGAATACAAGTTGATTCCTAAAAATGGAGTTTATATTGTAAAATCTACGATTAATGAAAAAGTAGTTTATGGAATGATGAATATTGGTCTTAACCCAACTGTAGGTGGTCAAGCTCAATCTATCGAAATTCATTTCTTAGATTTTAATGAAGATATTTACGATTTAGAAATTGCAGTTTCATTATTACAATACATTCGTGAAGAACAAAAATTTGGCTCTGTAGCTCTTTTAAAAGAACAATTAGAGAAAGATAAAACAACAACTTTAGATTTTATAAATAAACTCTAA
- the bioB gene encoding biotin synthase BioB: MNSTKHNWTKDEIIAIYNKPMMDLLYEAASIHRVNHDPNVVQVSTLLSIKTGGCPEDCGYCPQAARYHTGVEGNDLMSVSQVKAQALRAKSGGSSRVCMGAAWRNVKDGPEFDQVLEMVRTINKLDMEVCCTLGMITENQAHRLAEAGLYAYNHNLDTSEEYYKEVISTRGFEDRLQTIENVRKTNVTVCSGGIIGMGESVEDRAGMLVALSTLNPQPESVPINALVAVEGTPMEEEKPVEIWEMIRMVATTRIIMPETQVRLSAGRTNMSREGQAMCFFAGANSIFAGDKLLTTPNPDVHEDMKMFDLLGLIPQKPFTKISQPETVEAEDSQYAPLGEKPKWSRPGHAIERNLEASGKSK; the protein is encoded by the coding sequence ATGAATAGTACAAAACACAATTGGACGAAAGACGAGATTATCGCTATATATAATAAACCAATGATGGATTTGCTTTATGAAGCAGCATCAATTCACAGAGTAAATCATGATCCGAATGTAGTTCAGGTATCTACTTTGTTATCTATCAAAACTGGTGGTTGCCCAGAAGATTGTGGTTATTGCCCTCAAGCTGCACGTTACCATACTGGAGTAGAAGGAAATGACTTAATGTCGGTTAGCCAAGTAAAAGCTCAAGCTTTACGTGCAAAATCTGGTGGTTCATCTCGTGTATGCATGGGAGCTGCTTGGAGAAACGTAAAAGATGGCCCTGAATTTGACCAAGTTCTAGAAATGGTTCGTACCATTAACAAACTAGACATGGAAGTATGTTGTACTCTTGGTATGATAACTGAAAACCAAGCACATCGTTTGGCCGAAGCTGGTCTATACGCTTACAATCACAACTTAGATACATCTGAAGAATATTATAAAGAGGTTATTTCGACTCGTGGTTTCGAAGATCGTTTACAAACTATCGAGAATGTTCGTAAAACCAATGTTACTGTTTGTAGCGGAGGAATTATCGGTATGGGAGAAAGCGTCGAAGATCGTGCAGGAATGTTAGTTGCGCTTTCAACTTTAAACCCTCAACCAGAATCGGTGCCAATTAATGCGCTAGTTGCTGTAGAAGGAACTCCAATGGAAGAAGAGAAACCAGTTGAAATTTGGGAAATGATTCGTATGGTTGCTACAACTAGAATCATTATGCCAGAAACTCAAGTACGTTTATCGGCTGGAAGAACTAATATGAGTCGCGAAGGACAGGCAATGTGCTTTTTTGCTGGAGCCAATTCAATCTTTGCAGGTGATAAATTACTTACCACTCCAAATCCTGATGTACATGAAGACATGAAAATGTTTGACTTATTAGGATTGATTCCTCAAAAACCTTTTACTAAAATTTCTCAACCTGAAACTGTAGAAGCAGAGGATTCACAATATGCACCACTTGGTGAAAAACCAAAATGGTCTAGACCTGGACATGCTATCGAAAGAAACTTAGAAGCTTCAGGTAAATCTAAATAA
- a CDS encoding T9SS sorting signal type C domain-containing protein, with protein MRLKLSFFFIFTCIYSWSQTTNTFSTSGSFTVPAGLTLLTAECWGAGGSGSGTSTSTSAGGGGGGGYSVASISVTPNSSISYVVGTGTLGANGIGVSGTASSFSTVSANGGAGGGNSGAGGLGGVGTTFSGGKGSNGSLVLGLIFSGGGGGSAGTAIKGNDGNNGSGGLAVAGGGGGGNGATLAGAGSTGIVPGGGGGGGLVLLGIGTNKGGNGANGEIKITYTCPSYSFTGISASNICTSVGSTSTITLNSSAASLPVGNYVVTYNTNNPNATGLTANMVVNGAGMGTFTATGLVTAGSSTITITKITSGTCSSTIISNNTVVVTVSLPSVGGTVSGGTTICSGSPSGLLTLGGHTGSVVKWQYAISPFSSWIDIANTTNATYTSGGLTATTEFRAIVQSGTCVTATSAVTTVTVNPLPTISASSSATNVCFSASTQNTSLSYSAIGEIPTTYSIVWNASPSNSFVAINNVVLPASPIPIAVPANTSGGTYTGTLTVKNANGCISSGTPFTVTVNPLPTITASASTANVCLSASSQNTSLSYSATTGTPTTYSIVWNASPTNSFVAVTNASLPASPITIAVPANTAVGTYTGTLTVTNANGCISSGTPFTVTVNPLPTITASASTANVCFSAGAQNTSLAYSATTGVPTTYSIVWNASPTNSFVAVTNASLPASPITIAVPANTAVGTYTGTLRVTNANGCISSGTPFTVTVNPLPTITASASTANVCFSASVQNTSLSYSATTGIPTTYSIVWNASPSNSFVAVTNASLPASPITIAVPANTAVGTYTGTLRVTNANGCISSGTPFTVTINALPTITTAGVVGQVCSSSSLQNTTIAYTATGGTPTGYSIDWDATANANFLADQLNTSFSFLPTGGNINTIVIPANTVAGTYSGIMTITNGICTNVQAVSVTINSTMPPVIGLVTSLTCDVSYGSVALSGLPSGNWSIVTNPVTVTTTGSGANTVITNLAPNTYTFRVSNSVTGCTSVASATATVGGIVTNYWDGSEWTSNTPTINQNIVFGGNYNSQAGSGGDLNGCTCQVNSGVKVVFNSGATLSIVKAVNVSTAVGTSLTFMNNASLFQKNNVSNSGNVIYKRTSTAMNALDYSYWSSPVSGQKFNLLSPNSDPQKLYSYNSGWISEAPTNTMKIGKGYIIRVPRVGTWPNGEVVTYPYSQPVSFVGTPNNGNITGETITVLDDSYLIGNPYPSAIDAKAFLTANKLILEGTLYFWTHNTPIAYDGAFEKIYTANDYAVYNFTGGTATSAALNPGINNAVPLGLIASGQSFFAYSIASSGTIVFNNDMRVVGNNAQFFRSSKETKETVTKEARLWLNLKNTNGFFKQVLIGYIDGATNEFESKFDGTKFDVEQMADLYSIVSDRKLTIQGRALPFDVNDKVVLGYSSEINDNYTIAIDRSDGLLANQDVYLEDKTLGTIHNLTQTGYTFSTAIGTFDDRFTLFYSNKTLGTAELDTSKKSISVVVENQEIKVNGFDQKIDEVFIYDMSGRLIYKKEKIENSKLIIENLKSSNQILLVKVILDDNRTETKKVIF; from the coding sequence ATGAGACTAAAATTATCTTTTTTTTTCATTTTCACTTGTATCTATTCTTGGTCCCAAACTACTAATACTTTTTCAACAAGTGGTTCGTTTACAGTTCCAGCAGGTTTGACTTTATTAACAGCAGAATGTTGGGGTGCCGGAGGATCTGGTTCCGGCACTAGCACTAGTACTTCAGCAGGAGGAGGAGGAGGAGGAGGTTATAGTGTAGCTTCTATTTCTGTGACCCCCAATAGTTCAATTTCTTATGTTGTAGGTACAGGAACCTTAGGTGCTAATGGAATAGGAGTTAGTGGTACTGCATCTAGTTTTTCAACCGTATCTGCTAATGGTGGAGCTGGAGGAGGAAACTCGGGTGCTGGAGGTCTCGGAGGCGTTGGAACAACTTTTTCTGGAGGAAAAGGGTCTAACGGAAGTCTTGTACTTGGATTAATATTTTCAGGAGGAGGAGGAGGAAGTGCAGGTACGGCTATAAAAGGAAATGATGGGAATAATGGTTCTGGAGGACTTGCTGTTGCAGGTGGAGGTGGAGGTGGTAATGGAGCAACTTTAGCAGGTGCGGGATCTACTGGGATTGTACCAGGTGGAGGTGGAGGTGGAGGTTTGGTTTTATTGGGAATAGGTACTAATAAAGGCGGAAATGGAGCAAATGGAGAGATAAAAATAACTTACACCTGTCCTAGTTACAGTTTTACAGGGATATCAGCTTCCAATATATGTACTTCAGTTGGTAGCACATCTACAATAACATTAAATTCAAGTGCTGCATCATTGCCTGTAGGTAATTATGTAGTCACATATAATACAAATAATCCAAATGCTACTGGCTTGACAGCTAATATGGTGGTTAATGGTGCAGGAATGGGAACTTTTACAGCTACTGGTTTAGTAACAGCGGGTTCTAGTACTATAACAATTACCAAGATTACTTCAGGAACTTGCTCTTCGACTATAATTAGTAATAATACGGTTGTAGTTACAGTATCACTTCCGTCTGTAGGGGGAACTGTGAGCGGAGGTACTACTATTTGTTCAGGAAGTCCGAGTGGTTTGTTAACATTGGGTGGGCATACCGGATCAGTTGTAAAATGGCAGTACGCGATTAGTCCATTTTCTTCATGGATAGATATAGCTAATACTACTAATGCAACTTATACTTCGGGGGGATTAACAGCTACTACTGAGTTTAGAGCCATTGTTCAAAGTGGAACTTGTGTCACAGCAACTTCTGCCGTAACTACGGTAACGGTAAATCCATTGCCAACAATATCGGCATCATCATCGGCTACGAATGTTTGTTTTAGTGCGAGTACTCAAAATACGAGTTTAAGCTATAGTGCAATTGGAGAAATTCCGACTACATATAGTATTGTTTGGAATGCATCTCCTTCAAATAGTTTTGTAGCGATTAACAATGTTGTGTTACCAGCTTCTCCAATACCAATTGCTGTACCAGCTAATACTTCAGGTGGGACTTACACTGGTACATTAACAGTTAAAAATGCAAATGGATGTATTAGTTCTGGTACGCCTTTTACGGTTACGGTAAATCCTTTGCCAACAATAACAGCATCAGCCTCGACGGCCAATGTTTGTTTAAGTGCAAGTTCTCAAAATACGAGTTTAAGTTATAGTGCTACTACAGGAACACCAACTACGTATAGTATTGTTTGGAACGCTTCGCCAACTAATAGTTTTGTAGCAGTTACAAACGCATCATTGCCCGCAAGTCCGATAACAATTGCAGTTCCAGCCAACACTGCAGTTGGTACTTATACGGGAACATTGACTGTAACTAATGCAAATGGATGTATTAGTTCAGGTACACCTTTTACGGTTACGGTAAATCCTTTACCAACAATAACGGCATCAGCTTCGACAGCCAATGTTTGTTTTAGTGCGGGTGCCCAAAATACGAGTTTAGCATATAGTGCTACTACAGGAGTACCAACTACGTATAGTATTGTTTGGAACGCTTCGCCAACTAATAGTTTTGTAGCAGTTACAAACGCATCATTGCCCGCAAGTCCGATAACAATTGCAGTTCCAGCCAACACTGCGGTTGGTACTTATACCGGAACATTAAGAGTTACTAATGCAAATGGATGTATTAGTTCGGGCACGCCTTTTACAGTTACAGTAAATCCTTTACCAACAATAACGGCATCAGCTTCGACAGCCAATGTTTGTTTTAGTGCGAGTGTTCAAAATACGAGTTTAAGTTATAGTGCTACTACAGGAATACCAACTACGTATAGCATTGTTTGGAACGCTTCACCTAGTAATAGTTTTGTAGCAGTTACAAACGCATCATTGCCAGCAAGTCCGATAACAATTGCAGTTCCAGCCAACACTGCAGTTGGTACTTATACCGGAACATTAAGAGTTACTAATGCAAATGGATGTATTAGTTCTGGCACGCCTTTTACGGTAACAATTAATGCTTTACCTACGATTACTACAGCAGGAGTTGTAGGGCAAGTTTGTTCAAGTTCAAGTTTACAAAATACGACAATAGCATACACTGCAACTGGAGGGACTCCTACAGGATATAGCATTGATTGGGATGCTACTGCGAATGCAAATTTCTTAGCAGATCAACTTAATACCTCTTTTAGTTTTTTACCAACTGGAGGAAATATAAATACAATAGTAATCCCTGCAAATACTGTCGCGGGAACTTATTCGGGAATAATGACAATCACGAATGGTATTTGTACTAATGTACAAGCAGTGTCTGTGACGATTAATTCAACAATGCCTCCAGTAATAGGATTGGTTACATCTCTAACATGTGATGTTTCTTATGGGAGTGTTGCTTTAAGTGGTCTGCCTTCAGGTAATTGGTCAATAGTAACTAATCCAGTCACGGTTACCACAACCGGTTCTGGAGCTAATACCGTTATTACCAATCTTGCGCCCAATACCTATACTTTTAGGGTAAGCAATTCAGTTACTGGTTGTACATCTGTGGCTTCGGCAACTGCTACAGTTGGAGGTATAGTGACTAATTATTGGGATGGTTCTGAATGGACAAGCAATACCCCTACTATAAATCAGAATATTGTTTTTGGAGGAAATTATAATTCTCAAGCAGGAAGTGGAGGTGATTTAAACGGATGTACATGTCAGGTGAATTCTGGTGTAAAGGTTGTTTTCAATTCCGGAGCTACATTGTCTATCGTAAAAGCGGTTAATGTAAGTACAGCAGTAGGTACTAGTTTAACCTTTATGAATAATGCAAGTTTGTTTCAAAAAAACAATGTTTCTAATTCTGGCAATGTCATTTATAAACGTACATCGACCGCTATGAATGCATTGGATTATAGTTATTGGTCCTCTCCAGTATCTGGACAAAAATTTAATTTACTATCACCCAATTCAGATCCTCAGAAGTTATATTCATACAATAGTGGTTGGATATCTGAGGCACCAACTAATACTATGAAAATAGGTAAAGGATACATTATTCGGGTTCCAAGAGTTGGTACATGGCCAAATGGTGAGGTGGTTACTTATCCCTATTCACAGCCCGTTTCGTTTGTGGGTACCCCTAATAATGGAAATATTACAGGAGAAACAATTACAGTATTAGATGACTCTTATTTAATAGGTAATCCATATCCTTCGGCAATTGATGCGAAAGCTTTTCTAACAGCAAATAAGCTTATTTTAGAAGGGACGTTATATTTTTGGACACATAACACACCTATTGCTTACGATGGAGCTTTTGAAAAAATTTATACTGCAAATGATTATGCTGTTTACAATTTTACTGGAGGAACGGCAACATCTGCGGCATTAAACCCTGGAATTAATAATGCTGTTCCATTAGGTTTAATAGCTTCGGGACAGTCTTTTTTTGCTTACAGTATAGCTTCAAGTGGTACTATTGTTTTTAATAATGATATGAGGGTAGTGGGAAATAATGCACAGTTTTTTAGATCTTCTAAAGAAACCAAAGAAACGGTGACTAAAGAAGCTCGCTTATGGTTGAATTTAAAAAATACGAATGGTTTTTTTAAACAAGTTCTTATTGGATATATTGATGGAGCAACTAATGAATTTGAAAGTAAATTTGACGGAACTAAATTTGATGTAGAGCAAATGGCAGATTTATACAGTATAGTTTCAGATAGAAAATTAACAATTCAAGGGCGTGCGTTACCTTTTGATGTAAATGATAAGGTTGTGTTGGGGTATAGTTCGGAAATCAATGATAATTATACTATCGCAATTGATCGTTCTGATGGACTGTTGGCAAATCAAGATGTTTATTTAGAGGACAAGACATTAGGTACAATACATAATTTGACACAAACAGGTTATACTTTTTCAACAGCAATAGGGACTTTTGATGATAGATTTACATTGTTCTATTCAAATAAAACATTGGGTACAGCTGAACTGGATACTTCTAAAAAATCAATTTCGGTAGTTGTCGAAAATCAAGAAATTAAAGTAAATGGATTTGACCAAAAGATTGATGAGGTTTTCATTTACGATATGTCAGGTAGATTGATTTATAAGAAAGAAAAAATAGAAAACTCTAAATTGATTATAGAAAATTTAAAATCGAGTAATCAGATTTTATTAGTAAAAGTTATTCTTGATGATAATCGTACAGAAACCAAGAAAGTGATTTTTTAA
- a CDS encoding regulatory protein RecX: MKSDCTPKEALQKLEHFCAYQERCHDEVISKLYSLKMTSDEIDAIIVQLITDNFLNETRFACSYAQGKHRIKQWGKIRIVNELKARHITSTNINLALAGIDNDEYLETFENLTQKYWNSLHENNQLKKRKKFCDYILRRGYESNMVYEKVKELEAETK, translated from the coding sequence ATGAAATCGGACTGTACCCCTAAAGAAGCACTACAAAAATTAGAACATTTTTGCGCTTACCAAGAACGCTGTCATGATGAAGTAATTTCAAAATTGTATAGTCTAAAAATGACCTCAGACGAAATAGACGCTATTATTGTACAACTCATTACAGACAACTTTCTTAATGAAACACGATTTGCTTGTAGTTATGCTCAGGGAAAACATCGTATAAAACAATGGGGAAAAATTAGAATTGTAAACGAACTCAAAGCCCGTCATATAACTTCTACCAATATTAATCTTGCCCTTGCGGGAATTGACAATGATGAATATCTGGAAACTTTTGAAAATCTAACTCAAAAATATTGGAATAGTTTACACGAGAATAATCAACTTAAAAAGCGTAAAAAGTTTTGTGATTACATCCTACGCCGTGGCTACGAAAGTAATATGGTATATGAAAAAGTAAAAGAGTTAGAAGCCGAAACAAAGTAA
- a CDS encoding beta-ketoacyl synthase N-terminal-like domain-containing protein: MNINKIAITAFSSISPLGNNPKDVWENYLSNKHCFTLQQLDKQETPVAALDADSKQIVDQVRNSDIKYKFLDNSVLFALAASRQAIKNSGWNSESVFGINIGSSRGATDLFEKHFQEYLETGKAQTLASPTTTLGNISSWIAHDLQSSGPEISHSITCSTALHALLNGVAWLRAGMVDKFLVGGSEAPLTDFTIAQMRALKIYSRADLNTDKWPNLAFDLDKTQNTMVLGEGAAVCCLESGEKENAIAYITGVGYATEVLEHNISISAEATCFQKSMKMALKGINPEDVDVIVMHAPGTIKGDLTEYKAIQKVFDSKFPLLTTNKWKIGHTFGASGILSVEMAILMMQHNTFIGVPFTEEKQQTKPIKKVLINAVGFGGNAVSILIEKA; the protein is encoded by the coding sequence TTGAACATAAACAAAATCGCGATTACTGCCTTTTCTTCTATTTCGCCTTTAGGAAACAATCCAAAAGACGTTTGGGAAAATTATTTAAGTAACAAACATTGTTTTACTTTGCAACAATTGGACAAACAAGAAACTCCAGTTGCAGCACTTGATGCAGATTCGAAACAAATTGTAGATCAGGTTCGTAATTCTGATATTAAATATAAATTTTTAGATAACAGTGTTTTGTTTGCTCTAGCAGCATCACGACAGGCGATAAAAAATTCTGGATGGAATTCAGAATCTGTTTTTGGAATTAATATTGGTTCTTCACGTGGAGCAACCGATTTATTCGAAAAGCATTTTCAGGAATATTTAGAAACTGGAAAGGCACAGACATTGGCCTCGCCAACAACTACACTAGGGAATATATCGTCTTGGATAGCACATGATTTGCAGAGTTCAGGGCCAGAAATATCACATTCTATTACTTGCTCAACAGCATTACATGCTTTATTAAATGGTGTTGCATGGTTAAGAGCAGGAATGGTCGATAAGTTTTTGGTGGGTGGTAGCGAAGCTCCGTTGACTGATTTTACAATTGCACAAATGCGAGCTTTAAAAATTTACTCTCGAGCAGATTTAAATACTGATAAGTGGCCAAATCTTGCATTTGACTTGGATAAGACTCAAAACACAATGGTTTTGGGTGAGGGAGCAGCAGTTTGTTGCCTTGAATCTGGAGAGAAAGAGAATGCGATTGCTTATATTACAGGAGTAGGATATGCTACAGAAGTTTTGGAGCATAATATATCTATTTCGGCAGAAGCAACTTGTTTTCAAAAGTCAATGAAAATGGCTTTAAAAGGTATAAACCCTGAAGACGTAGATGTAATTGTAATGCATGCGCCAGGGACTATAAAGGGAGATTTAACAGAATATAAAGCAATCCAAAAAGTCTTTGATTCTAAGTTTCCTTTGTTGACTACTAATAAATGGAAGATTGGTCATACTTTTGGTGCTTCGGGAATCTTGAGTGTAGAAATGGCAATTTTAATGATGCAACATAATACGTTTATTGGAGTCCCTTTTACCGAAGAGAAACAACAAACGAAACCAATAAAGAAGGTTTTGATTAATGCAGTAGGTTTTGGAGGAAATGCCGTGAGTATTCTAATAGAAAAAGCATAA